Proteins from a single region of Peromyscus eremicus chromosome 9, PerEre_H2_v1, whole genome shotgun sequence:
- the LOC131919654 gene encoding disks large homolog 5-like isoform X1, protein MLSRLRHLLERQNGLHGDTRARQKEADPRSHWKERRNQWSWGRCRTTGKTPTQTSTSTEQEQQMTKLEKLTLQLQSITYERIELHGILTSYTDMDLQNRLNSFGMLKKEHKQVMSALQKLPMEISDDVNKVKQLIEENVSYSYLHSQVLRDWTQRKESVHVLRLKNRQLWKEQTELRESCEELKRLLKEAHEMICDPSAEQHQEQESLDERLKDLLKQMELVTQQEDLAEKLQHHFSVSEMRSENLQSELEQATAQDESLLQTELLQQEH, encoded by the exons ATGTTGTCAAGACTTAGGCATCTACTTGAGAGACAGAATGGACTTCATGGAGATACCAGagcaaggcagaaggaagctgaccCTAGGTCTCACTGGAAAGAACGGAGAAATCAgtggtcctggggaagatgca GGACTACTGGGAAGACACCAACTCAAACCTCCACCTCcactgagcaggagcagcagatgaCAAAGTTGGAGAAACTCACCCTTCAGCTACAGAGTATAACATATGAGCGAATTGAACTGCATGGAATCCTGACCAGTTATACAGATATGGATTTGCAGAACAG gctgAATTCTTTTGGGATGCTAAAAAAGGAGCATAAGCAGGTGATGTCGGCCTTGCAGAAATTGCCCATGGAAATCAGTGATGATGTGAACAAGGTGAAACAGCTGATTGAGGAGAATGTATCCTACAG TTACCTCCACAGCCAGGTCCTCCGAGATTGGACTCAGCGGAAGGAGAGTGTACATGTGCTGAGACTGAAGAACAGACAGCTGTGGAAGGAGCAGACTGAACTGCGTGAGTCCTGTGAGGAGCTGAAGAGGCTCTTGAAGGAGGCCCATGAGATGATCTGTGACCCTTCTGCTGAGCAGCATCAG GAGCAAGAGAGCCTGGATGAAAGACTGAAGGACCTGCTGAAGCAGATGGAGCTGGTCACCCAGCAAGAGGACTTGGCAGAAAAGCTGCAACATCACTTCAGTGTCTCTGAGATGag GTCAGAAAATCTCCAGTCTGAGTTGgaacaggccacagcccaggatgagagcctcctgcagacagagctgctgcagcaggagcactAA
- the LOC131919654 gene encoding disks large homolog 5-like isoform X3 — protein MLSRLRHLLERQNGLHGDTRARQKEADPRSHWKERRNQWSWGRCRTTGKTPTQTSTSTEQEQQMTKLEKLTLQLQSITYERIELHGILTSYTDMDLQNRLNSFGMLKKEHKQVMSALQKLPMEISDDVNKVKQLIEENVSYSYLHSQVLRDWTQRKESVHVLRLKNRQLWKEQTELRESCEELKRLLKEAHEMICDPSAEQHQEQESLDERLKDLLKQMELVTQQEDLAEKLQHHFSVSEMSRSWEN, from the exons ATGTTGTCAAGACTTAGGCATCTACTTGAGAGACAGAATGGACTTCATGGAGATACCAGagcaaggcagaaggaagctgaccCTAGGTCTCACTGGAAAGAACGGAGAAATCAgtggtcctggggaagatgca GGACTACTGGGAAGACACCAACTCAAACCTCCACCTCcactgagcaggagcagcagatgaCAAAGTTGGAGAAACTCACCCTTCAGCTACAGAGTATAACATATGAGCGAATTGAACTGCATGGAATCCTGACCAGTTATACAGATATGGATTTGCAGAACAG gctgAATTCTTTTGGGATGCTAAAAAAGGAGCATAAGCAGGTGATGTCGGCCTTGCAGAAATTGCCCATGGAAATCAGTGATGATGTGAACAAGGTGAAACAGCTGATTGAGGAGAATGTATCCTACAG TTACCTCCACAGCCAGGTCCTCCGAGATTGGACTCAGCGGAAGGAGAGTGTACATGTGCTGAGACTGAAGAACAGACAGCTGTGGAAGGAGCAGACTGAACTGCGTGAGTCCTGTGAGGAGCTGAAGAGGCTCTTGAAGGAGGCCCATGAGATGATCTGTGACCCTTCTGCTGAGCAGCATCAG GAGCAAGAGAGCCTGGATGAAAGACTGAAGGACCTGCTGAAGCAGATGGAGCTGGTCACCCAGCAAGAGGACTTGGCAGAAAAGCTGCAACATCACTTCAGTGTCTCTGAGATGag CAGATCTTGGGAGAACTGA
- the LOC131919654 gene encoding disks large homolog 5-like isoform X6, protein MLSRLRHLLERQNGLHGDTRARQKEADPRSHWKERRNQWSWGRCRTTGKTPTQTSTSTEQEQQMTKLEKLTLQLQSITYERIELHGILTSYTDMDLQNSYLHSQVLRDWTQRKESVHVLRLKNRQLWKEQTELRESCEELKRLLKEAHEMICDPSAEQHQEQESLDERLKDLLKQMELVTQQEDLAEKLQHHFSVSEMRSENLQSELEQATAQDESLLQTELLQQEH, encoded by the exons ATGTTGTCAAGACTTAGGCATCTACTTGAGAGACAGAATGGACTTCATGGAGATACCAGagcaaggcagaaggaagctgaccCTAGGTCTCACTGGAAAGAACGGAGAAATCAgtggtcctggggaagatgca GGACTACTGGGAAGACACCAACTCAAACCTCCACCTCcactgagcaggagcagcagatgaCAAAGTTGGAGAAACTCACCCTTCAGCTACAGAGTATAACATATGAGCGAATTGAACTGCATGGAATCCTGACCAGTTATACAGATATGGATTTGCAGAACAG TTACCTCCACAGCCAGGTCCTCCGAGATTGGACTCAGCGGAAGGAGAGTGTACATGTGCTGAGACTGAAGAACAGACAGCTGTGGAAGGAGCAGACTGAACTGCGTGAGTCCTGTGAGGAGCTGAAGAGGCTCTTGAAGGAGGCCCATGAGATGATCTGTGACCCTTCTGCTGAGCAGCATCAG GAGCAAGAGAGCCTGGATGAAAGACTGAAGGACCTGCTGAAGCAGATGGAGCTGGTCACCCAGCAAGAGGACTTGGCAGAAAAGCTGCAACATCACTTCAGTGTCTCTGAGATGag GTCAGAAAATCTCCAGTCTGAGTTGgaacaggccacagcccaggatgagagcctcctgcagacagagctgctgcagcaggagcactAA
- the LOC131919654 gene encoding disks large homolog 5-like isoform X5 — protein MLSRLRGTTGKTPTQTSTSTEQEQQMTKLEKLTLQLQSITYERIELHGILTSYTDMDLQNRLNSFGMLKKEHKQVMSALQKLPMEISDDVNKVKQLIEENVSYSYLHSQVLRDWTQRKESVHVLRLKNRQLWKEQTELRESCEELKRLLKEAHEMICDPSAEQHQEQESLDERLKDLLKQMELVTQQEDLAEKLQHHFSVSEMRSENLQSELEQATAQDESLLQTELLQQEH, from the exons GGACTACTGGGAAGACACCAACTCAAACCTCCACCTCcactgagcaggagcagcagatgaCAAAGTTGGAGAAACTCACCCTTCAGCTACAGAGTATAACATATGAGCGAATTGAACTGCATGGAATCCTGACCAGTTATACAGATATGGATTTGCAGAACAG gctgAATTCTTTTGGGATGCTAAAAAAGGAGCATAAGCAGGTGATGTCGGCCTTGCAGAAATTGCCCATGGAAATCAGTGATGATGTGAACAAGGTGAAACAGCTGATTGAGGAGAATGTATCCTACAG TTACCTCCACAGCCAGGTCCTCCGAGATTGGACTCAGCGGAAGGAGAGTGTACATGTGCTGAGACTGAAGAACAGACAGCTGTGGAAGGAGCAGACTGAACTGCGTGAGTCCTGTGAGGAGCTGAAGAGGCTCTTGAAGGAGGCCCATGAGATGATCTGTGACCCTTCTGCTGAGCAGCATCAG GAGCAAGAGAGCCTGGATGAAAGACTGAAGGACCTGCTGAAGCAGATGGAGCTGGTCACCCAGCAAGAGGACTTGGCAGAAAAGCTGCAACATCACTTCAGTGTCTCTGAGATGag GTCAGAAAATCTCCAGTCTGAGTTGgaacaggccacagcccaggatgagagcctcctgcagacagagctgctgcagcaggagcactAA
- the LOC131919654 gene encoding disks large homolog 5-like isoform X4 has product MEKWSWGRGRTTGKTPTQTSTSTEQEQQMTKLEKLTLQLQSITYERIELHGILTSYTDMDLQNRLNSFGMLKKEHKQVMSALQKLPMEISDDVNKVKQLIEENVSYSYLHSQVLRDWTQRKESVHVLRLKNRQLWKEQTELRESCEELKRLLKEAHEMICDPSAEQHQEQESLDERLKDLLKQMELVTQQEDLAEKLQHHFSVSEMRSENLQSELEQATAQDESLLQTELLQQEH; this is encoded by the exons GGACTACTGGGAAGACACCAACTCAAACCTCCACCTCcactgagcaggagcagcagatgaCAAAGTTGGAGAAACTCACCCTTCAGCTACAGAGTATAACATATGAGCGAATTGAACTGCATGGAATCCTGACCAGTTATACAGATATGGATTTGCAGAACAG gctgAATTCTTTTGGGATGCTAAAAAAGGAGCATAAGCAGGTGATGTCGGCCTTGCAGAAATTGCCCATGGAAATCAGTGATGATGTGAACAAGGTGAAACAGCTGATTGAGGAGAATGTATCCTACAG TTACCTCCACAGCCAGGTCCTCCGAGATTGGACTCAGCGGAAGGAGAGTGTACATGTGCTGAGACTGAAGAACAGACAGCTGTGGAAGGAGCAGACTGAACTGCGTGAGTCCTGTGAGGAGCTGAAGAGGCTCTTGAAGGAGGCCCATGAGATGATCTGTGACCCTTCTGCTGAGCAGCATCAG GAGCAAGAGAGCCTGGATGAAAGACTGAAGGACCTGCTGAAGCAGATGGAGCTGGTCACCCAGCAAGAGGACTTGGCAGAAAAGCTGCAACATCACTTCAGTGTCTCTGAGATGag GTCAGAAAATCTCCAGTCTGAGTTGgaacaggccacagcccaggatgagagcctcctgcagacagagctgctgcagcaggagcactAA
- the LOC131919654 gene encoding disks large homolog 5-like isoform X7, giving the protein MTKLEKLTLQLQSITYERIELHGILTSYTDMDLQNRLNSFGMLKKEHKQVMSALQKLPMEISDDVNKVKQLIEENVSYSYLHSQVLRDWTQRKESVHVLRLKNRQLWKEQTELRESCEELKRLLKEAHEMICDPSAEQHQEQESLDERLKDLLKQMELVTQQEDLAEKLQHHFSVSEMRSENLQSELEQATAQDESLLQTELLQQEH; this is encoded by the exons atgaCAAAGTTGGAGAAACTCACCCTTCAGCTACAGAGTATAACATATGAGCGAATTGAACTGCATGGAATCCTGACCAGTTATACAGATATGGATTTGCAGAACAG gctgAATTCTTTTGGGATGCTAAAAAAGGAGCATAAGCAGGTGATGTCGGCCTTGCAGAAATTGCCCATGGAAATCAGTGATGATGTGAACAAGGTGAAACAGCTGATTGAGGAGAATGTATCCTACAG TTACCTCCACAGCCAGGTCCTCCGAGATTGGACTCAGCGGAAGGAGAGTGTACATGTGCTGAGACTGAAGAACAGACAGCTGTGGAAGGAGCAGACTGAACTGCGTGAGTCCTGTGAGGAGCTGAAGAGGCTCTTGAAGGAGGCCCATGAGATGATCTGTGACCCTTCTGCTGAGCAGCATCAG GAGCAAGAGAGCCTGGATGAAAGACTGAAGGACCTGCTGAAGCAGATGGAGCTGGTCACCCAGCAAGAGGACTTGGCAGAAAAGCTGCAACATCACTTCAGTGTCTCTGAGATGag GTCAGAAAATCTCCAGTCTGAGTTGgaacaggccacagcccaggatgagagcctcctgcagacagagctgctgcagcaggagcactAA